The following proteins are encoded in a genomic region of Methylobacterium tardum:
- a CDS encoding thymidylate synthase, whose protein sequence is MDAYHDLLRRILDAGVAKDDRTGTGTLSVFGHQMRFDLSAGFPLVTTKRLHLRSIIHELLWFLTGDTNVSALQANGVTIWDEWADANGDLGPVYGRQWRSWEKPGGGTVDQIAWVLDEIRRNPDSRRLIVSAWNPADLDRMALAPCHCLFQFYVSEGRLSCQLYQRSADAFLGVPFNIASYALLTHMIAQVTGLGVGDFVHTFGDAHLYRNHLEQTRTLLARAPRPLPQLRLNPEVRDLFAFRYEDIAIDGYEPHPAIAAPVAV, encoded by the coding sequence ATGGACGCTTATCACGACCTGCTCCGGCGCATCCTCGACGCGGGCGTCGCCAAGGACGACCGGACCGGCACCGGCACGCTCTCGGTGTTCGGCCACCAGATGCGCTTCGACCTGTCGGCGGGCTTCCCGCTGGTCACCACAAAGCGGCTGCACCTGCGCTCGATCATCCACGAGCTGCTCTGGTTCCTGACGGGCGACACCAACGTGTCCGCGCTCCAGGCGAACGGCGTGACGATCTGGGACGAGTGGGCCGACGCGAATGGCGATCTCGGCCCGGTCTACGGCCGGCAGTGGCGCTCCTGGGAGAAGCCCGGAGGCGGCACGGTCGACCAGATCGCCTGGGTGCTCGACGAGATCCGGCGCAACCCCGACTCCCGCCGCCTGATCGTCTCAGCCTGGAACCCGGCCGATCTCGACCGGATGGCGCTCGCCCCCTGCCACTGCCTGTTCCAGTTCTATGTCAGCGAGGGGCGGCTCTCCTGCCAGCTCTACCAGCGCTCGGCGGACGCCTTCCTGGGCGTTCCGTTCAACATCGCGAGCTACGCGCTCCTGACCCACATGATCGCCCAGGTGACCGGCCTCGGTGTCGGCGACTTCGTCCACACCTTCGGTGACGCCCATCTCTACCGGAACCACCTGGAGCAGACCCGGACCCTGCTGGCCCGCGCCCCGCGGCCGCTGCCGCAGCTGCGGCTCAACCCGGAGGTCCGCGACCTCTTCGCCTTCCGGTACGAGGACATTGCCATCGACGGCTACGAGCCGCATCCCGCCATCGCGGCCCCGGTGGCGGTATGA
- a CDS encoding CPBP family intramembrane glutamic endopeptidase encodes MILYLGAASLLSLAAVRVGFDLWNGIDPFLPPERRPFLGAVELAHRAFAIDALRQVFLAALVLGGAWWRDRSGWRRRLALDRERPNGMRPVALLGLLLVWPVLHIAWVTGTAELFGASFGQHVRLSPFMSQAAVAAWLVYLAILAPVAEELLLRGEAFARAGAAVGPVGAILVTAIIFAAAHISSWGLARPVSLLPLALALGWLRWRTGRLWPGIALHGWSNLALVTYLLWPG; translated from the coding sequence GTGATCCTCTATCTCGGCGCGGCGAGCCTGCTGTCGCTGGCCGCCGTGCGCGTCGGCTTCGACCTGTGGAACGGGATCGACCCGTTCCTGCCCCCGGAGCGGCGCCCGTTTCTCGGCGCGGTGGAACTCGCCCACCGGGCCTTCGCGATCGACGCCCTGCGCCAAGTCTTCCTCGCGGCCCTGGTGCTCGGCGGCGCGTGGTGGCGCGACCGGTCCGGCTGGCGGCGTCGCCTCGCCCTGGACCGCGAGCGCCCGAACGGGATGCGGCCGGTCGCGCTGCTGGGCCTGCTCCTGGTCTGGCCGGTGCTGCACATCGCCTGGGTCACCGGCACGGCGGAGCTGTTCGGCGCGAGCTTCGGCCAGCACGTGCGGCTGTCGCCGTTCATGAGCCAGGCCGCCGTCGCGGCCTGGCTCGTCTATCTTGCGATTCTGGCCCCCGTGGCCGAGGAGCTGCTGCTGCGCGGCGAGGCCTTCGCCCGTGCCGGCGCGGCGGTGGGGCCTGTTGGGGCGATCCTGGTCACCGCGATCATCTTCGCCGCCGCCCACATCTCGTCCTGGGGGCTCGCCCGGCCGGTCTCGCTGCTGCCGCTCGCCCTGGCGCTGGGCTGGCTGCGCTGGCGCACCGGCCGGCTGTGGCCGGGCATCGCCCTGCACGGCTGGTCGAACCTCGCCCTGGTGACCTATCTGCTCTGGCCGGGCTGA
- a CDS encoding SspB family protein, which yields MADDLIRYDLLVQDALRGVVRKVLTDAAREGLMGEHHFYVSFRTEAPGVRMSQALREKYPQDMTIVLQHQFWDLNVTEHAFEVGLSFSGVPERLLVPFDALSGFFDPSVQFGLKFDLSEAGETPEEANTAPAKPGPRGAGSEPSEVRPKSAGLATIGASAPKGLPAPAAQGEKAAGTSDDKAPRPAAKKEGEEGSAEVVSLDAFRKKS from the coding sequence ATGGCAGACGACCTGATCCGCTACGATCTCCTGGTACAGGACGCCCTGCGCGGCGTCGTGCGCAAGGTGCTGACCGACGCGGCCCGCGAGGGGCTGATGGGCGAGCACCATTTCTACGTCTCGTTCCGGACGGAAGCGCCCGGCGTGCGGATGTCGCAGGCCCTCCGCGAGAAGTACCCGCAGGACATGACGATCGTCCTGCAGCACCAGTTCTGGGACCTCAACGTCACCGAGCACGCCTTCGAGGTCGGCCTGTCCTTCTCGGGCGTGCCGGAGCGCCTGCTGGTGCCGTTCGACGCCCTGTCGGGCTTCTTCGACCCCTCCGTGCAGTTCGGCCTGAAGTTCGACCTCAGCGAGGCCGGCGAGACCCCCGAGGAGGCGAACACCGCCCCGGCCAAGCCCGGCCCGCGCGGGGCCGGTTCGGAGCCCAGCGAGGTGCGGCCCAAGAGCGCCGGCCTCGCCACGATCGGCGCGAGCGCGCCGAAGGGACTTCCCGCGCCCGCCGCCCAGGGCGAGAAGGCCGCCGGCACGTCCGACGACAAGGCGCCCCGCCCCGCCGCCAAGAAGGAGGGCGAGGAGGGCAGCGCCGAGGTCGTGAGCCTGGACGCCTTCCGCAAGAAGAGCTGA